Proteins from one Thioflavicoccus mobilis 8321 genomic window:
- a CDS encoding transglutaminase family protein, with the protein MKRFEIRHTTRYTFGTPVQVGTHTLFLRPREGHDLRIATSRLEIDPPANVTWRRDFYDNVLGSATFDAEPTTELVIASGVEVEIYELLPLDFVVEPHAVHFPFQYRGEEEKALSPFLQPVYGTDPRLSQWLSPYRKMTGDNETFGILDEMNKRIHAEIGYEPRDEEGVLLPAETLGRSRGSCRDMATLMLEGCRHLGIAARFVSGYVHGPATEGGGASSHAWTEVYLPGAGWKGFDPTNAAVVGPDHVPVAVHRHPEAIPPVAGTFTGPQGLLPTLTVGVQINELADDAPTT; encoded by the coding sequence ATGAAGCGATTCGAGATTCGCCACACGACCCGCTACACTTTCGGCACCCCGGTGCAAGTAGGTACTCACACCTTGTTTTTGCGCCCACGCGAGGGGCACGACCTGCGGATCGCCACCTCGCGGCTCGAGATCGACCCGCCGGCGAACGTGACCTGGCGCCGAGATTTCTACGATAACGTGCTCGGATCTGCGACCTTCGACGCGGAGCCCACGACCGAGCTCGTCATCGCAAGCGGCGTCGAGGTCGAGATCTATGAGCTCCTCCCGCTCGATTTCGTCGTCGAGCCCCATGCTGTTCACTTCCCGTTTCAATATCGAGGCGAAGAGGAGAAGGCCTTGTCGCCCTTTCTCCAGCCGGTTTACGGCACTGACCCGCGACTATCGCAATGGCTCTCGCCCTACCGCAAGATGACGGGCGATAACGAAACCTTCGGCATCCTGGATGAGATGAACAAGCGAATCCACGCCGAGATCGGCTACGAACCGCGCGACGAAGAGGGTGTCCTCCTTCCGGCTGAAACCTTGGGACGCAGTCGAGGCTCGTGCCGCGACATGGCCACTCTGATGCTCGAAGGCTGCCGGCACCTCGGCATCGCGGCCCGCTTCGTCAGCGGCTACGTCCATGGCCCGGCCACCGAGGGTGGCGGCGCCTCGTCGCACGCCTGGACCGAAGTCTATTTGCCTGGCGCCGGCTGGAAGGGCTTCGATCCGACCAATGCCGCCGTCGTCGGCCCCGACCACGTCCCGGTCGCAGTCCACCGCCACCCGGAGGCCATCCCCCCGGTGGCCGGCACCTTCACCGGCCCGCAGGGCCTCCTGCCGACGCTCACGGTCGGCGTCCAGATCAACGAACTCGCAGACGACGCACCCACCACATAG
- a CDS encoding RNA recognition motif domain-containing protein encodes MNIYVGNLPYNVKDADLRETFSRFGEVSQVTVIMDRLTGESKGFGFVEMSSNSQADAAIKGLNGTDLNGRNITVNQAKPKSDSSSRGKRF; translated from the coding sequence ATGAATATTTACGTCGGAAATCTCCCCTACAACGTCAAGGACGCGGATCTGCGCGAAACCTTCTCCCGTTTTGGCGAGGTCTCCCAAGTCACCGTAATCATGGATAGATTGACAGGCGAATCGAAGGGGTTCGGCTTCGTCGAAATGTCCAGCAATTCGCAGGCCGATGCTGCCATTAAGGGTCTGAACGGCACGGATTTGAACGGCCGCAACATCACTGTCAACCAGGCCAAACCGAAGAGCGACTCGTCGTCTCGCGGAAAGCGCTTCTAG